Proteins from a genomic interval of Oncorhynchus clarkii lewisi isolate Uvic-CL-2024 chromosome 13, UVic_Ocla_1.0, whole genome shotgun sequence:
- the LOC139364942 gene encoding nucleoplasmin-like isoform X2: MDLSLSPSVSDTVCVLWGCELNDTQRKAVFEIAEDLLEHQFFIRTMCLSAEASNEMHVVEVQDRVGECCKPVPIATLHPMCQPMVSFSGFELIPPVIFNLRSGQGPLFISGQHLTLVYEEEEEEEKEEVFSSTPPLDHSVLQ; this comes from the exons ATGGATCTCTCCCTTTCACCCTCTGTTTCTGACACTGTCTGTGTGCTCTGGG GCTGTGAGCTGAATGACACCCAGAGAAAGGCAGTGTTTGAAATAGCGGAGGATTTGTTGGAGCATCAGTTCTTTATCCGAACG ATGTGTCTGAGTGCAGAGGCCAGTAACGAGATGCATGTGGTGGAGGTACAGGACAGAGTTGGGGAATGCTGCAAGCCAGTGCCCATTGCCACTCTTCACCCTATGTGCCAACCTATGGTCAGTTTCAGTGGGTTTGAGCTCATCCCACCTGTCATCTTCAACCTTCGCTCTGGGCAGGGCCCCCTCTTCATTTCTGGACAGCATTTGACAT TGGtctatgaggaggaggaggaggaggagaaggaggaggtctTCTCATCAACACCCCCACTTG ATCACAGTGTTCTTCAATAA